In Ferrimicrobium acidiphilum DSM 19497, one genomic interval encodes:
- a CDS encoding glutamine synthetase family protein yields MIQELGNGGHFAWVKLVFADLSGTARAVQIPEAAFERAMSEGVRVDGSALEGRNRMIETDLVLRPDPTTLLPSGDHAGRVICDLFDDEGRPWPLDPRHALRQMVASTAVVSADWMGAAELEWYLLRPDLSPVDGDGYFSYTRGEGERLLERTALKLGALGLSVTAAHHEAGPGQYEVNLKAATPMLLADSLMTARTVVADMAHEEGLIATFMARPLNDLPGSGMHVHQILAGSNPSEVEHVERVVAGVLDHAGALCAFSAPTINSYRRLHRGAEAPSHATWAHSSRSALVRLSLTDGDHISVEYRGSDSSANPYLVLAALLAAGETGVIGEAKLPAPLEESVEGVGLAQVETAPTQLPRSLEQATIQLLGDDRLIDCFDDRLIARYSEDLMAEVEASQGYVSDWEQRRYLGNF; encoded by the coding sequence GTGATTCAGGAGCTTGGAAACGGTGGCCATTTTGCGTGGGTGAAGTTGGTGTTTGCCGATCTCAGCGGCACCGCACGTGCCGTGCAGATCCCCGAGGCAGCCTTCGAAAGAGCGATGAGCGAAGGAGTGCGGGTCGATGGGTCTGCACTTGAGGGTCGTAATCGGATGATCGAGACCGATCTCGTACTCAGGCCGGATCCAACTACGCTGCTGCCAAGCGGTGATCATGCAGGGAGAGTCATCTGCGATCTATTTGATGATGAAGGGAGGCCATGGCCCCTCGATCCTCGTCACGCGCTCCGTCAGATGGTGGCCAGCACTGCGGTCGTCTCTGCCGACTGGATGGGAGCTGCTGAGCTCGAGTGGTATCTCCTGCGTCCAGACCTGAGTCCAGTAGATGGTGATGGATATTTCTCCTATACACGAGGCGAAGGTGAGCGATTGCTCGAGCGCACTGCACTTAAGCTTGGCGCGCTCGGGCTGTCGGTGACTGCGGCACACCACGAGGCGGGGCCAGGCCAATACGAGGTCAACCTGAAGGCAGCAACACCCATGCTGTTGGCGGACAGTTTAATGACTGCGCGGACCGTCGTCGCCGATATGGCACACGAGGAGGGTCTAATCGCTACTTTCATGGCCCGACCGCTTAACGACCTGCCTGGTTCCGGGATGCATGTTCATCAGATCCTGGCCGGCTCGAATCCCTCTGAGGTAGAGCATGTGGAGCGGGTTGTCGCTGGTGTCCTCGATCATGCCGGCGCTCTCTGTGCCTTTAGCGCGCCAACCATTAACTCCTATCGACGCCTTCACCGAGGAGCCGAGGCACCGAGCCATGCGACTTGGGCACATTCAAGTCGGTCTGCCTTGGTAAGGCTGAGCTTGACGGATGGAGATCACATCTCGGTTGAGTATCGAGGATCCGACTCATCGGCGAATCCATACCTCGTTCTGGCGGCGTTGTTGGCCGCCGGCGAGACTGGCGTTATCGGCGAGGCAAAGCTTCCAGCTCCCCTTGAGGAGAGCGTTGAGGGAGTGGGGCTCGCACAAGTTGAGACGGCACCCACACAGCTCCCGAGAAGTCTAGAGCAGGCGACTATTCAACTTCTTGGTGACGATCGACTGATCGATTGCTTTGACGATCGTCTTATTGCTCGTTACAGCGAGGACCTGATGGCCGAGGTGGAGGCATCGCAGGGGTACGTTAGTGACTGGGAACAGCGGCGTTATCTCGGCAATTTTTAG
- a CDS encoding response regulator transcription factor: protein MPRTQSASTAPVFRVVVVDDDFRVAALHRAVVEHVSGFEVVAEAHSGAEALQLVHDVEPDLVLLDLYLPDIPGLEVLRRLTGSADDTVDVIVITAARDAASVQEAVRRGALYYLVKPFSSHVLMERLTMYASMKQRIEALAEADQEEVDTIYSILRTGGSRQLPKGHSPQTLGLIVETLRSAGEALTAEEVASRAGVSRPTAHRYLSHLARIGRIRLEFRYGSGRPEHLYEWPS, encoded by the coding sequence ATGCCCAGAACTCAGAGCGCTAGCACTGCGCCCGTGTTCAGAGTCGTTGTCGTCGATGACGACTTTCGAGTGGCAGCCCTTCATCGCGCCGTCGTGGAGCACGTCAGCGGTTTTGAGGTCGTCGCTGAAGCGCACTCTGGAGCCGAAGCCTTGCAGCTAGTCCACGATGTTGAACCAGACCTGGTTCTCCTCGACCTATACCTTCCGGATATACCGGGCCTTGAGGTTCTGCGACGTCTAACCGGATCAGCCGATGATACCGTCGATGTCATCGTAATAACCGCTGCGAGGGATGCTGCCAGCGTGCAGGAGGCGGTGCGTCGAGGAGCGCTCTACTATCTCGTTAAGCCATTTAGCTCACACGTGCTGATGGAACGACTCACTATGTATGCGTCAATGAAACAGAGGATCGAGGCGCTGGCCGAAGCCGACCAAGAAGAGGTCGACACCATCTACTCAATCCTACGCACAGGAGGAAGTAGGCAGCTCCCGAAGGGGCATTCCCCACAAACACTTGGGCTCATCGTCGAGACTCTGCGAAGCGCAGGCGAGGCACTCACAGCCGAAGAGGTCGCGTCCCGAGCAGGTGTCAGCCGTCCTACCGCTCACCGCTATCTGTCGCATCTTGCACGCATCGGGCGGATTCGCCTCGAGTTTCGCTATGGGTCTGGGCGCCCTGAACACCTCTATGAATGGCCCTCATGA
- a CDS encoding APC family permease, protein MASELGPPGSPPEFKRSLSLTGVTVNGMALIAPGAFLWTTFQEQAAQTSNGAATGSQMWTGLLFAFVLAMFTAWSYSQLARIYPNAGTGSTYYFAEAAFLDKRSEGHRRLARPAKLAFGWISHLYYWIYPGIMIAFIATIVGYIWAEFNHGSQLGWPILSIIAIAAAALVGYVAYRGITGSTMLALGINVVQIVTLVAISVIFIVYRINYPHAGYIQPNAGGVLIPHNFLNLLYQSTIAILLLVGFESITSLGSEALKPERDIQRGVLLALAIQGGFCYLLEYFSSNLVLGKATMAGVHGAPFAAAGSDPAPIGTLVINVVDRLFGGGGVAVALVVAFTVLLALLGTTLACMNTAVRLSYSMARDKELPSLLGVLHGRFATPAAGVWILAGISALIGIYGVHTVDNLTQITLASNIGTFLVYGFTCAITMVAFASRHDKHLLKSKIIPGLGLLMNIVELVGVVYLAIAGGGSGATDAIKAIIIVAVWVIAGLVWVLLNPMRTHAESIHEERLRSAIAE, encoded by the coding sequence ATGGCTTCAGAACTAGGTCCACCAGGCTCACCGCCAGAGTTCAAGCGGTCACTTTCGTTGACCGGTGTTACTGTCAATGGGATGGCGCTTATTGCGCCCGGAGCATTTCTTTGGACTACATTTCAAGAACAGGCTGCCCAAACGAGCAATGGTGCTGCTACCGGATCGCAGATGTGGACAGGGCTCCTTTTCGCCTTCGTCTTGGCGATGTTTACCGCGTGGAGCTATTCTCAGTTGGCCAGAATTTATCCGAATGCCGGCACCGGCTCGACCTACTACTTCGCTGAAGCCGCATTCCTCGATAAGCGATCAGAGGGCCATCGGAGACTCGCACGCCCGGCCAAGCTTGCTTTCGGCTGGATTAGCCACCTCTATTATTGGATATACCCCGGCATCATGATCGCATTCATCGCCACCATCGTGGGCTACATCTGGGCTGAGTTCAACCACGGGAGCCAACTTGGATGGCCAATCCTGTCGATTATCGCGATTGCGGCAGCAGCCCTGGTGGGATATGTAGCCTATCGCGGGATTACTGGCTCCACTATGTTGGCTCTGGGGATTAACGTCGTGCAAATTGTCACCCTGGTCGCGATCAGCGTGATCTTCATCGTCTATCGAATCAACTATCCACATGCTGGTTATATTCAGCCAAACGCGGGTGGGGTGCTGATCCCTCATAATTTTTTGAACCTGCTCTATCAGTCGACGATCGCCATTTTGTTGCTCGTTGGTTTTGAGTCGATCACGTCGCTAGGGTCAGAGGCGTTGAAGCCCGAACGTGACATTCAGCGTGGAGTTCTGCTTGCCCTGGCGATCCAAGGCGGCTTCTGTTACCTACTTGAGTACTTTTCGAGCAACCTTGTGCTTGGTAAGGCGACGATGGCTGGTGTGCACGGTGCACCATTCGCCGCAGCAGGGAGTGACCCAGCACCGATAGGCACATTGGTGATTAACGTCGTCGACCGCCTATTTGGAGGAGGAGGGGTGGCGGTGGCTCTGGTCGTGGCATTCACGGTTCTCCTTGCCCTCCTTGGAACGACGTTGGCGTGCATGAACACTGCAGTCAGGCTCTCGTATTCGATGGCGAGAGATAAGGAGCTTCCTTCGTTGCTTGGTGTCCTGCATGGAAGGTTCGCTACACCAGCTGCGGGTGTGTGGATTCTGGCAGGCATCTCGGCGCTCATTGGTATCTATGGTGTTCATACGGTTGACAATCTCACCCAGATAACTCTGGCCTCGAATATTGGTACCTTCCTCGTCTACGGTTTTACCTGCGCGATTACTATGGTGGCCTTTGCTTCGCGTCATGATAAGCATCTGCTCAAGTCGAAGATCATTCCCGGCCTCGGGTTGTTGATGAACATTGTCGAACTGGTCGGTGTTGTCTACCTGGCGATTGCAGGTGGCGGTAGTGGAGCTACAGACGCGATCAAGGCGATTATCATCGTCGCGGTGTGGGTAATAGCAGGTCTTGTATGGGTACTCTTGAACCCTATGCGTACCCATGCTGAGAGTATCCACGAGGAGCGCTTGCGGTCAGCAATCGCAGAATAA
- a CDS encoding MFS transporter, with amino-acid sequence MSQENPVSGSGANDPPVERQHLSSRLGLRQNWWQFTLFTFITLLIGMTIGVERVALPPLARHAFGVTSVLYTVSFITAFGLVKSIMNLVAGRLSDRRGRKAILLAGWAFAVPYALIIIFATAWWQVIVANLFLGVNQALTWTMSVTAKIDLVGPVNRGLAVGVDESAGYVGVGVGGFLAGLLVASYGLRPTPYLLALGVVVIGVIVTLGPAKETLPFAQSEVVSRPTGKERLAAPKLTRLGAYMSWHDRSMLAVCQAGFVNKFADSLVAAFFPLYLLGKGVPLAEVGLLVGLYAWAWGLGQVASGALADRVGRKLPITLGTFLIAVGLAIFVSSNNHGVWIVAVILMGLGMALSYPNLITTVGDTADPRWRGGALGVYRLWRDGGYAIGPLLLGVVAVLAGVATAIWVGAGLVGLSGLILLAMFKETEPKRRKTELAWKTHPEWVAP; translated from the coding sequence GTGAGTCAGGAGAACCCAGTATCGGGAAGTGGAGCTAATGACCCTCCTGTAGAGCGACAACATTTATCTTCCAGACTTGGGCTTCGCCAAAACTGGTGGCAGTTCACCCTCTTTACGTTTATCACGTTGTTGATCGGAATGACGATAGGAGTTGAACGGGTAGCGTTGCCTCCATTGGCCCGACACGCCTTTGGGGTAACTTCGGTGCTCTATACAGTCAGTTTCATAACCGCATTTGGTCTGGTAAAGTCAATTATGAACCTAGTAGCTGGACGGCTCTCTGATCGGAGGGGACGGAAGGCAATACTGCTCGCTGGTTGGGCATTCGCGGTCCCCTATGCGCTCATCATCATCTTTGCTACCGCTTGGTGGCAGGTGATCGTGGCGAATCTTTTCCTCGGCGTGAACCAAGCTCTCACCTGGACGATGTCCGTGACCGCCAAAATCGACCTTGTGGGACCGGTGAATCGTGGGCTTGCTGTAGGGGTTGATGAGTCTGCTGGTTACGTGGGTGTAGGAGTTGGTGGCTTCTTGGCCGGTCTCTTGGTTGCCAGCTATGGTTTGCGCCCCACTCCTTATCTTCTGGCACTTGGTGTCGTGGTTATTGGCGTCATCGTGACACTCGGGCCGGCGAAGGAGACGCTCCCGTTTGCACAATCTGAGGTTGTGAGTCGCCCAACAGGCAAGGAGAGGTTGGCGGCACCAAAGCTGACACGTCTCGGGGCTTATATGAGCTGGCATGATCGTTCGATGCTGGCGGTGTGTCAAGCTGGCTTTGTAAACAAGTTTGCTGATAGTCTGGTGGCTGCCTTTTTCCCGCTCTACCTGCTGGGAAAGGGGGTGCCGCTTGCTGAAGTCGGACTTTTGGTGGGATTATATGCCTGGGCGTGGGGGCTCGGGCAGGTCGCCTCTGGGGCGCTGGCCGATCGGGTGGGTCGTAAGCTCCCTATAACCCTCGGGACGTTTCTGATCGCCGTCGGTCTGGCGATTTTCGTAAGTTCTAACAACCATGGCGTCTGGATCGTCGCCGTGATTCTCATGGGTCTCGGAATGGCGCTCAGCTACCCCAATCTCATAACTACGGTTGGGGATACTGCAGATCCCAGGTGGCGTGGTGGAGCACTTGGCGTCTATCGTCTCTGGCGGGACGGTGGATACGCGATCGGTCCGCTACTCCTTGGCGTGGTTGCTGTGTTGGCAGGAGTTGCCACCGCCATCTGGGTTGGGGCGGGGCTTGTGGGGTTATCCGGACTGATCCTGTTGGCGATGTTCAAAGAGACCGAGCCAAAACGGCGCAAGACTGAACTTGCATGGAAGACGCATCCTGAATGGGTGGCACCATGA
- a CDS encoding serine/threonine-protein kinase yields MNRHQTGDSVDGFVLKELLGEGAYATVWLALDFRSEGEVVIKFPNPELLADPQLYARFNRERTLALTLDHPNVQRALPAPRQPSEPYFVYEYASGRSLRALMYERGQLSLDEALAVGVQIASGLAYLHAHDIVHRDLKPENLIVSAEEVVKISDFGSAVSLGARRLTWKHFTPAQGTPDYMSPEQIRGLRGDARSDLYSWGVIMYELLTGVVPFEGDSWLAVMAGHLQETPRPIRELNAAIPAEIEAIVMHSFRRYSEHRYQSAEELLGDLANPNKVSPEIFDLSAEAPMGEGQPTTTRSYLRQAGLVAAGFVAAIIVVVAIALIVK; encoded by the coding sequence GTGAACCGTCATCAGACTGGCGATTCAGTAGACGGCTTCGTGCTTAAGGAGCTGCTCGGGGAGGGTGCTTATGCCACGGTTTGGCTAGCGCTTGATTTCCGTAGCGAGGGTGAAGTGGTGATCAAATTCCCGAACCCTGAGCTCCTCGCCGATCCGCAGCTCTATGCACGCTTCAACCGCGAGCGCACGCTTGCCTTGACACTCGATCATCCAAATGTTCAGAGGGCCTTGCCAGCACCAAGGCAGCCGAGTGAGCCCTACTTCGTCTATGAGTATGCGTCAGGTCGTAGCCTTCGTGCACTGATGTATGAGCGAGGGCAATTGAGTCTTGATGAAGCGCTCGCAGTTGGTGTGCAGATTGCCTCTGGGCTCGCCTACCTTCATGCACACGACATTGTGCATCGTGACCTCAAGCCCGAAAATCTCATCGTCTCTGCGGAAGAGGTCGTAAAGATCAGTGATTTTGGGAGTGCCGTGAGTCTTGGTGCCCGTCGCTTGACCTGGAAGCACTTCACGCCAGCCCAGGGGACTCCAGACTATATGAGTCCTGAGCAGATACGCGGCCTTCGTGGCGATGCCCGTAGCGATCTCTACAGCTGGGGAGTGATCATGTATGAGTTGCTAACTGGCGTAGTGCCTTTTGAAGGGGACAGTTGGCTGGCAGTGATGGCTGGCCATCTGCAAGAGACTCCCAGACCGATTCGCGAACTTAATGCTGCAATTCCAGCCGAGATCGAGGCTATCGTCATGCATAGCTTTCGCCGTTACTCGGAACATCGTTATCAGAGTGCCGAGGAGCTGCTTGGTGATCTTGCTAATCCTAACAAGGTGAGTCCAGAGATATTTGACCTTTCCGCAGAGGCGCCGATGGGGGAGGGTCAGCCCACTACCACCCGGAGCTATCTGCGCCAGGCTGGCCTCGTTGCTGCTGGCTTTGTCGCCGCCATCATAGTGGTGGTCGCGATCGCCTTGATTGTCAAGTAG
- a CDS encoding DUF6314 family protein encodes MEVIDSFNFLIGTWVFERSITDHLTGNQSSCVGIASLTETKSELSDGTLRHGDYNENGELRLGDQVVPTRRRLNYSVQNNWSVKLFFLDGRFFTDLDLRTGSWRAIHQCSEDYYQITTTVTSDNEIYEHWQAMGPRKNFVAVTTLWRQNKCD; translated from the coding sequence ATGGAGGTCATCGACTCATTCAATTTCCTGATAGGTACGTGGGTTTTCGAAAGGTCGATCACCGATCACCTCACCGGCAACCAGAGCAGTTGTGTGGGTATTGCCAGTTTGACCGAGACCAAGTCGGAACTATCAGATGGCACTCTCCGGCATGGCGACTACAACGAAAACGGTGAGCTTCGTTTAGGAGATCAGGTCGTCCCAACTCGAAGAAGACTTAACTACAGTGTGCAGAACAATTGGAGCGTAAAGCTATTCTTTCTAGACGGACGATTCTTCACCGACCTCGATCTGCGGACCGGTTCGTGGCGCGCAATCCATCAGTGCAGCGAGGACTACTACCAGATCACAACTACAGTCACCTCCGACAACGAAATCTATGAGCACTGGCAGGCTATGGGCCCCAGGAAAAACTTTGTCGCCGTTACCACGCTTTGGCGCCAGAACAAATGTGACTGA
- a CDS encoding Stp1/IreP family PP2C-type Ser/Thr phosphatase, whose protein sequence is MAQASDWSQEPRLRGNGLMLDSGANAGLTWSFRSDRGLVRESNEDYALVIEADEGRNESLFLVADGLGGHAAGEVASRLAVETAAVAWRSSLDKPTKARLRNAFRMANQAIFDEALSAHQNGMATTLTALAISSDMALVAHVGDSRCYHIRGRKVEQLTTDHSQVGEMMRRGLISPAEAASHPARSVLTRCLGREFAITPDITQRPLLKDDVLLLCSDGLWDLVSPQEMALALQNEDGDPANQVANVVEELNKLAIYRGAPDNVTIMIVRVEREVGSIQLTPSSSRWFKRSS, encoded by the coding sequence ATGGCCCAGGCATCAGATTGGTCCCAGGAACCTCGCTTGCGAGGTAATGGCCTGATGCTAGATTCGGGTGCGAATGCTGGTCTGACCTGGAGTTTTCGTTCAGATCGTGGCCTGGTGCGCGAATCTAATGAAGATTATGCGCTTGTGATCGAGGCGGATGAGGGTCGGAACGAATCACTGTTTCTGGTGGCCGACGGGCTCGGAGGTCATGCAGCAGGCGAGGTCGCGAGCCGATTGGCGGTAGAGACGGCGGCTGTTGCCTGGCGGTCATCCCTCGACAAGCCGACGAAGGCAAGGCTCCGTAACGCCTTCCGAATGGCGAATCAGGCGATCTTTGATGAGGCACTTAGCGCTCATCAAAATGGCATGGCGACCACGCTAACGGCATTGGCGATCTCGTCTGATATGGCGTTGGTGGCCCATGTAGGCGACTCCAGGTGTTACCACATTCGTGGGCGTAAAGTTGAACAACTCACAACCGATCATTCCCAGGTCGGTGAGATGATGCGTCGTGGCCTCATCTCACCGGCAGAGGCCGCTAGTCATCCTGCACGTTCGGTACTAACCCGTTGCTTAGGTCGAGAGTTCGCCATAACACCGGATATTACCCAGCGACCACTCCTCAAGGATGATGTTCTTCTACTTTGTTCCGATGGACTCTGGGACCTTGTCTCACCGCAGGAGATGGCGCTGGCGCTGCAAAATGAGGACGGTGACCCGGCGAATCAGGTGGCCAATGTGGTGGAGGAATTGAACAAGTTGGCCATCTATCGTGGCGCACCCGATAACGTAACGATCATGATTGTGCGAGTCGAGAGAGAGGTGGGTTCGATACAGTTGACCCCCTCCTCAAGCCGTTGGTTTAAGAGGTCGTCGTGA
- a CDS encoding ArsR/SmtB family transcription factor: MAKTKLFDALGEIAKALSTGRRVEIIDLLAQGERSVYEVAAEIDQSLANTSHHLRSLANAGLVRSRRDGTHIYYRLAGIEVEVLWSALRSTAESERADFPQLVTAYVGPAGQYPIVDHSELLGRLKDGSVTLLDVRPEAEYRAGHISGARSLPYREVEARLASLPTKGEIIAYCRGPYCVFAPQVVRFLRSKGIAASRLKGGFPEWRLAGLPVTVGSDVGLIPAEDSSIRDR, from the coding sequence GTGGCAAAAACCAAACTTTTTGATGCCTTGGGTGAGATCGCTAAGGCGTTGTCGACCGGACGGCGAGTAGAAATTATTGATCTATTGGCCCAAGGAGAGCGCTCAGTGTATGAGGTCGCAGCGGAAATCGACCAGAGTCTTGCCAATACATCCCACCACCTCCGATCGTTAGCCAACGCCGGACTTGTTCGCTCGCGCAGAGATGGTACCCACATTTACTATCGTTTGGCGGGTATTGAGGTGGAGGTGTTGTGGTCGGCTTTGCGTTCCACAGCCGAGTCGGAGCGCGCTGATTTTCCCCAGCTCGTCACCGCCTACGTGGGACCTGCCGGGCAGTATCCGATCGTCGATCACTCGGAGCTGCTTGGTCGACTCAAAGATGGATCAGTTACCCTCTTGGATGTTCGACCAGAGGCTGAATATCGGGCTGGACATATTTCTGGAGCGCGTTCGCTTCCGTATCGTGAGGTGGAGGCCAGACTAGCTAGCCTTCCAACCAAAGGCGAGATCATAGCCTATTGTCGAGGGCCGTATTGTGTTTTCGCACCCCAAGTGGTTCGCTTTCTTCGAAGCAAGGGAATAGCCGCGAGTCGGCTAAAGGGAGGATTTCCTGAGTGGCGTTTGGCGGGACTCCCTGTCACAGTCGGCTCAGACGTTGGCCTGATTCCAGCCGAGGATAGTTCTATCCGCGACCGCTGA
- a CDS encoding MFS transporter, translating into MSGATALLTHGSGESPKDNIDPYKGKWSTLSNTTLGMLMASIDASIVLIALPDIFRGIHLNPLTPGNTSYFLWLLMGYMLVTAVLVVSFGRLGDIFGRVRMYNTGFAIFTVFSIMLSVTWMHGPDAALYMIVMRVFQGVGGAFIMANSMAILTDAFPPKQRGLALGTNMVAFTGGTFIGLILGGVLGPIDWRLVFLVSVPVGIIGTIWGVINLKDKGVRVRSKIDWLGNATFAIGLVALLVGIVYGIEPYGSHAMGWSNPRVLTALIGGVLVLALFVWIETKVKSPMFRIPLFRIRSFAAANVAGFLASLGRGGLMFILIIWLQGIWLPEHGYSFVQTPLWAGIFMLPLTAGFLLAGPISGFLSDRYGPRPFAVAGMLVAALSFALLEVLPIDFSYVWFGLLLLAVGLSMGLFTSPNRAAVMNSLPPNQRGQGAGMATTSMNAAMVLSIGIFFTLIIVGLASHLPASLYHGLIAHGVPSASAHKVANLPPTSSVFAAFLGYNPIQSLLGPSGVLAKLPHAQSVYLTGRSFFPSLIAAPFSHGLHVALDFAVAACLVAAGASALMGRQYFDQAPIDTAVLDDLTTASSDETKASDPIRLET; encoded by the coding sequence ATGAGTGGTGCAACGGCTCTGCTAACACACGGGAGTGGTGAATCGCCAAAGGACAACATAGATCCATACAAAGGTAAATGGTCTACGTTGTCGAATACCACTCTTGGCATGTTGATGGCCTCTATAGATGCGTCGATCGTGCTGATCGCCTTGCCGGACATATTCCGTGGGATTCATTTAAATCCATTGACGCCAGGCAATACTAGCTACTTTCTTTGGCTCTTGATGGGCTATATGCTTGTGACTGCAGTCCTAGTCGTTAGCTTTGGACGTCTTGGTGATATTTTCGGGCGAGTCCGTATGTACAACACCGGCTTTGCTATCTTTACCGTATTCTCGATCATGCTCTCGGTTACGTGGATGCATGGCCCTGATGCTGCCTTATACATGATCGTTATGCGGGTATTCCAAGGTGTGGGTGGAGCCTTCATCATGGCAAATTCGATGGCGATCTTGACGGATGCGTTCCCACCAAAGCAACGAGGTCTGGCGCTTGGTACCAACATGGTTGCCTTTACCGGTGGAACCTTCATTGGACTCATCCTCGGAGGAGTGCTGGGCCCTATCGATTGGAGACTTGTCTTCCTTGTCTCGGTTCCGGTTGGGATCATAGGGACGATTTGGGGTGTCATTAACCTCAAAGACAAGGGAGTGAGAGTTCGCTCCAAGATCGACTGGCTGGGCAACGCGACTTTTGCGATTGGGCTGGTGGCGTTGCTAGTCGGCATCGTTTACGGTATCGAACCTTATGGGAGTCATGCCATGGGTTGGTCGAACCCACGAGTGCTGACAGCGCTCATCGGTGGCGTCTTGGTACTTGCTCTTTTCGTCTGGATAGAGACCAAGGTGAAGTCGCCGATGTTTCGCATACCGCTGTTTCGTATTCGTTCCTTTGCTGCTGCTAACGTTGCTGGCTTTCTTGCCTCATTAGGACGAGGTGGCTTGATGTTTATTCTGATCATCTGGTTGCAGGGCATCTGGCTGCCCGAACATGGCTACAGCTTTGTTCAAACTCCGTTGTGGGCAGGTATCTTTATGCTGCCGCTTACGGCTGGTTTCCTGCTTGCTGGGCCAATATCAGGTTTCCTGTCAGATCGATATGGTCCTCGCCCGTTTGCTGTCGCAGGGATGCTAGTAGCGGCTCTTAGCTTTGCTCTGTTGGAGGTCTTGCCTATCGACTTCTCGTATGTATGGTTCGGTCTGTTGCTCCTCGCCGTAGGGCTATCAATGGGGCTGTTCACCTCTCCTAACAGAGCAGCGGTAATGAACTCGCTTCCACCAAACCAGCGAGGGCAGGGTGCAGGAATGGCCACCACTTCGATGAATGCCGCCATGGTGCTTTCCATCGGTATTTTCTTTACTCTGATCATCGTTGGCCTAGCGAGTCATCTACCGGCATCTCTCTATCACGGCCTGATTGCCCATGGAGTTCCCTCTGCTTCAGCTCACAAGGTGGCCAATCTACCGCCGACCTCCTCTGTGTTCGCAGCGTTTTTGGGATATAATCCGATCCAGAGTCTGTTGGGTCCGAGTGGCGTACTGGCGAAGTTGCCACACGCACAGTCGGTTTATCTAACGGGACGCTCCTTCTTTCCGAGTCTTATCGCGGCCCCCTTCAGTCACGGACTCCACGTAGCGTTAGATTTCGCGGTGGCGGCTTGTTTGGTGGCGGCGGGTGCATCTGCGCTAATGGGGCGCCAATACTTCGATCAGGCTCCTATTGATACCGCAGTTCTGGACGACTTGACCACGGCTTCTTCGGATGAAACCAAAGCTAGCGATCCTATCCGACTGGAGACTTGA
- a CDS encoding TetR/AcrR family transcriptional regulator produces the protein MDKITMRPSLRERKKQATRKTFRRSAVSLVTQHGLGAVTVEAIAANADLSPRTFFNYFSSKEDALCGLDPNLVRDMLAALVARPLTETPAEALRAMLIDVLAGLDEDHAELLDRLRIIRSNPTLLVRHVASWAEVERQLVVPLSERGGGSMSGWYAPLVVATTLVAARLAMMSWSEHEGSISLVEELASHLDVLAAGLKQPGEEWR, from the coding sequence ATGGATAAGATTACGATGAGACCATCGCTTCGAGAACGTAAGAAGCAAGCCACCCGCAAGACGTTTCGGAGGTCGGCTGTCTCACTGGTTACTCAGCATGGGTTGGGCGCAGTAACGGTCGAAGCTATTGCGGCAAATGCCGATCTGTCGCCGCGTACCTTCTTCAACTATTTTTCGTCTAAAGAGGATGCTCTCTGCGGTCTGGATCCGAACTTGGTGAGAGATATGCTCGCGGCGCTTGTTGCTCGGCCTTTAACAGAGACGCCAGCAGAGGCACTTCGCGCGATGTTGATAGATGTGTTGGCCGGGCTTGATGAAGATCATGCGGAACTGCTCGATCGTCTACGGATTATTCGCTCGAATCCTACACTTCTCGTTCGCCACGTCGCTAGCTGGGCAGAGGTAGAGCGCCAACTCGTCGTTCCATTGTCCGAGCGTGGTGGAGGTTCGATGTCGGGGTGGTACGCGCCGCTCGTGGTGGCTACCACGCTGGTCGCTGCCCGGTTGGCAATGATGTCGTGGAGTGAGCACGAGGGGAGTATCTCTCTTGTTGAGGAGCTTGCATCGCATCTGGATGTGCTGGCGGCTGGGTTGAAACAACCAGGCGAGGAGTGGAGATGA